The Lichenihabitans psoromatis genome contains a region encoding:
- a CDS encoding DUF5961 family protein, producing the protein MSDATRDFRVRARHEDPHHGRLVSEPSFEAAAIAYVEHLSLSAEQTLEVNIVVHDVHSGHEHSFVVHLDTGEATPVT; encoded by the coding sequence ATGTCAGACGCTACACGCGACTTCAGGGTTCGGGCGCGCCATGAGGATCCCCATCATGGCCGCCTTGTGAGCGAGCCGAGCTTCGAGGCCGCAGCCATCGCTTATGTCGAGCATCTGAGTCTCTCGGCCGAGCAGACGCTCGAGGTCAACATCGTGGTGCATGATGTTCACAGCGGCCATGAACACAGCTTCGTGGTTCACCTCGACACGGGGGAAGCAACTCCCGTTACCTGA
- a CDS encoding Ku protein, translating to MALRPTWQGHLRLSLVTCPVALYTATNAAGDVHFHLLNPKTKNRIKMITTDPDTGPVERSSLVKGFEVEKGEYILVTDEEIKSVKLESTKTIDIERFVPADEIDRIYWDHPYFLAPDGKMAQEAFGVIREAMRRSGQIALGRVVLSTRERIMALEPRDQGILAYSLRTADEVRSAKDLFGAISDDEPDASMIAIAEKIIEQKEGPFDPSQFKDRYEEALKALIADKQKGHKSVAATPPSETNVIDLMAALKASIARKDGAVSSGKAAKAGGETATKAKTKDADRKAAPRRRKAT from the coding sequence ATGGCACTACGTCCGACATGGCAAGGCCACCTGAGATTGTCCCTGGTGACGTGCCCGGTGGCGCTTTACACGGCCACCAATGCTGCGGGCGACGTGCATTTCCATCTGCTCAATCCCAAGACGAAAAACCGCATCAAGATGATCACCACCGACCCGGACACGGGGCCGGTCGAGCGGTCGAGCTTGGTCAAAGGTTTTGAGGTCGAGAAGGGCGAGTATATTCTCGTGACCGACGAGGAGATCAAATCGGTCAAGCTGGAAAGCACCAAGACCATCGACATCGAACGGTTCGTGCCGGCCGATGAAATCGACCGGATTTATTGGGACCACCCCTATTTTCTCGCGCCTGACGGCAAGATGGCGCAGGAGGCTTTCGGCGTCATCCGAGAGGCGATGCGGCGCTCCGGACAGATCGCCCTTGGGCGTGTCGTGCTCTCGACCCGCGAACGGATCATGGCGCTCGAGCCGCGCGATCAGGGTATTCTCGCCTATTCGCTGCGGACCGCAGACGAGGTGAGAAGCGCCAAAGATCTATTCGGCGCCATCAGCGACGATGAACCGGATGCCTCGATGATCGCAATCGCCGAAAAGATAATCGAGCAAAAGGAAGGACCATTCGATCCCAGCCAATTCAAGGATCGATATGAGGAGGCCCTCAAAGCCTTGATCGCCGACAAGCAGAAGGGCCACAAGTCCGTGGCGGCTACGCCCCCGTCCGAGACTAACGTGATCGATCTGATGGCCGCCTTGAAGGCCAGTATTGCCCGGAAAGACGGTGCTGTTTCGAGCGGCAAAGCCGCCAAGGCAGGCGGCGAGACGGCCACCAAAGCCAAGACGAAGGACGCGGATCGCAAAGCGGCGCCGCGCCGCCGCAAAGCGACGTGA
- the blh gene encoding bifunctional sulfur transferase/dioxygenase Blh: MQPVRISDRLSVVPQPSPDEFAAFAAAGYAALVNARPDGEENGQPGNAAERAAADGAGMAYRFIPVMGSNITTADVRAFQEAVAQAKGPTLAHCKTGLRALMLHVIGEVLDHRMAREDVDSFGSRHGFDLSGAGRWLDREAKRVPVVEGFFDQRTRSIQYVVSDPTTKRCAIVDPVLDFDERSGATGTTNADALLAYVEAHELTVDWILDTHPHADHFSAATYLKGKTGAPIAIGARVTSMQTLWQSLYNWPALATDGSQWDRLFTAGDTFQIGSIEARVLSSPGHTLASITYLIGDAAFVHDTVFMPDSGTARVDFPGGSASDLWHSIQEILGLPDETRLFTGHDYQPGGRHPRWESSVADQKRANPHLNGISEAEFVTLRESRDKTLPMPKLILHALQVNLRGGRLPEPEANGTRYLKFPLDVLVGSTW; encoded by the coding sequence ATGCAACCCGTGAGGATAAGTGACCGCCTGTCGGTCGTGCCGCAGCCGAGCCCGGACGAGTTTGCGGCCTTTGCCGCCGCTGGCTACGCGGCTTTGGTCAATGCGCGTCCGGATGGCGAAGAGAACGGACAGCCCGGAAATGCCGCCGAGCGAGCTGCAGCTGACGGGGCCGGGATGGCCTATCGCTTCATCCCTGTCATGGGATCGAACATCACCACAGCGGACGTCCGCGCCTTTCAAGAGGCTGTCGCGCAAGCCAAGGGGCCGACTCTCGCGCATTGTAAGACCGGGCTGCGGGCCTTGATGCTCCATGTGATCGGCGAAGTGTTGGATCACCGGATGGCGCGCGAGGATGTGGACAGCTTCGGCAGCCGCCACGGCTTCGACCTGTCCGGCGCCGGTCGTTGGCTGGATCGTGAGGCCAAGCGCGTTCCGGTCGTCGAAGGCTTCTTCGATCAGCGGACCCGGAGCATTCAATATGTGGTGTCCGATCCAACAACGAAGCGATGCGCCATCGTCGATCCCGTTCTCGATTTCGACGAGCGTTCTGGTGCGACCGGCACCACCAACGCCGATGCTCTGTTGGCTTACGTCGAGGCGCATGAACTGACAGTCGACTGGATTCTCGACACGCATCCCCATGCGGATCATTTCTCAGCCGCGACCTATCTCAAGGGCAAGACGGGAGCTCCGATCGCGATCGGGGCCCGCGTGACCAGCATGCAGACGCTCTGGCAGAGCCTCTACAACTGGCCCGCGCTCGCGACCGACGGGTCTCAGTGGGACCGGCTGTTCACGGCCGGCGATACGTTCCAGATCGGCTCGATCGAGGCCCGTGTTCTCTCTTCGCCCGGCCACACGCTGGCCTCCATCACGTATCTGATCGGCGACGCGGCTTTTGTCCATGACACAGTCTTCATGCCCGACTCCGGCACCGCTCGGGTGGATTTCCCTGGCGGGAGCGCTTCAGATCTGTGGCACTCCATCCAGGAGATCCTCGGCTTGCCGGACGAGACGCGCTTGTTTACCGGCCACGATTATCAGCCCGGCGGCCGACATCCGCGCTGGGAAAGCTCCGTCGCCGATCAGAAGCGCGCCAACCCGCATCTCAACGGCATATCCGAAGCCGAATTCGTGACGCTTCGCGAGTCGCGCGACAAGACGCTGCCGATGCCGAAGCTCATTCTCCACGCGCTGCAGGTCAACTTACGCGGCGGCCGCCTGCCGGAGCCCGAAGCCAACGGCACCCGCTATCTCAAATTTCCACTCGATGTGCTGGTCGGATCGACATGGTAA
- the bigR gene encoding sulfite-sensing transcriptional repressor BigR — MPPRMTRQDMEKRAGEVANLLKTLSHPVRLMLVCTLVEGEYSVGALEEQIGIGQPTLSQQLAVLRDAGIVETRREAKQIFYRLTEAKAAQLVGALYSIFCAPDDKT; from the coding sequence ATGCCGCCCCGCATGACGCGCCAGGATATGGAAAAGCGCGCCGGCGAAGTCGCCAACCTGTTGAAGACCTTATCGCATCCGGTTCGATTGATGCTCGTCTGCACGCTGGTCGAGGGAGAATATTCCGTTGGGGCGCTGGAGGAGCAGATCGGGATCGGCCAGCCGACCCTGTCTCAACAACTCGCCGTCCTACGGGATGCGGGCATCGTCGAGACGCGACGCGAGGCCAAGCAGATTTTCTACAGGCTGACGGAAGCCAAGGCCGCCCAATTGGTCGGTGCGCTTTATTCGATTTTCTGTGCACCGGACGACAAGACATGA
- a CDS encoding YeeE/YedE family protein — translation MSALLQPLFGGMLLGCSALLLLLFNGRIVGISGIVGRLLQGERLIENAAFVIGLLLGPIANAASFGGFPIVTIATAWPVVMVAGLLVGFGTRMGSGCTSGHGIVGLARFSRRSMAAVATFLSAGICVATLTGLVR, via the coding sequence ATGAGCGCGCTTTTGCAGCCACTTTTTGGCGGGATGCTGCTCGGCTGTTCGGCGTTGCTGCTGCTGCTTTTCAATGGCCGGATCGTCGGGATCAGCGGCATCGTTGGGCGGTTGCTGCAAGGCGAGAGGCTGATCGAGAATGCGGCTTTCGTGATTGGCCTCCTTCTCGGGCCGATCGCCAATGCGGCGAGCTTCGGTGGGTTTCCCATCGTGACGATCGCGACCGCCTGGCCTGTCGTCATGGTGGCCGGTCTTCTGGTGGGTTTCGGCACGCGGATGGGGTCGGGTTGCACCTCCGGCCACGGGATCGTCGGTCTCGCGCGGTTCTCTCGCCGTTCCATGGCGGCGGTCGCGACCTTCCTGTCTGCAGGGATCTGTGTCGCAACGCTGACAGGATTGGTCCGATGA